The genomic interval CCCGGAAACGGCGCCAACGCACAAGTATTCGCCGCATCTGCGAACAACGCGCCTTTATCATGAGCAAAGCAGTCACCATATCCGGTTCGGATTCGGGGGAGAGGGATGAGCGCCGAACAAAGCGTGCCGGCAAGTGCTGCCGCGCCAAACACATCTGCGTTGGATCTGATTGCCATCGTGTTCTGCACGTTGGCATGGGGCACGACGTGGTTTGTCATTACGCTTCAGTTCGGTGTCGTTGATTCGGTAGTCTCGGTTACGTATCGCTTCGCGCTAGCGGCTGTGCTCCTGCTTGCGTGGTGTGCGTTGCGCGGCGAGCGCATCATGCTGACGCGCGCGCAACACTTTGCGGCGCTCGGTGTCGGGATCTCGACCTTCACCATCAACTACACGCTCGTCTATTGGGCTGAGGAGCGCGTGACGTCGGCCGTCGTTGCAGTGCTGTTCGCATCGATGGCGTTCGTCAATCTGATCGGCTTCCGCATTGCTTTCGGACAACGTTCGCCGTTGCTGGCGTGGGGCGCCGCGAGCCTTGGTATCGCCGGCGTCGCGCTGATGTCGTGGGAAGAACTCGCCGCTGCAAATTTTGGCGCGGAAGCCGTCATCGGAATCGTGATGACGCTGACAGGGGTGGCGGCCGCAGTGGTCGGCAATGTCTATGCGCGTCGCGGCGAATTGGCCGGCGCGGGCATCGCCGCTTCGACGGGCTGGGCGATGGGGTACGGAGCGGCGGCGCTCGCTGTGTTCGCGCTCATCACCGGCAAGACCTGGGCGTTCGAGCCGACCTGGCAATATGCGCTGTCGCTGCTCTATCTCGCCGTCATCGGCTCGGTGATCGCATTCCTGCTCTATTACGGGCTCGCCCGCCGGCGCGGCTATTCCACCGCATCCTACATCTCCGCGATGGCGCCGCCCGTGGCGATGCTGGTGTCCGCCGTGTTCGAGAACAAGGTCTGGGGCCTGCTCGCCCTCGGCGGCATCGCGCTAGTGGTGATGGGCCAGCTCTTGCTGCTGCGCGTGAAGCGCGCTTAGGGCAGGGCGCGGATCATCGCATTGGCGCCCGGCAACAGCGGCGCAAATGCCGCTTCGCCGCTGATGTCGACATTGGTGTAGATCACCGACGCGAACGCGCTGAGATTGTGTTTGCGCGCCAGCCCCGCATTGGTCGCGTACCAATTGCCGCTCCACGACGCCTCATCGCCAGCAAGCTGTGTGAACCAAGCCGTCCACTCCGCTTCGGTGAATTCATTGCGCTGCGCCATGTAGAGGATCGGCCGCGCCAGTCGTTCGCTTTCGCCGTAAATGTAGAAGTGCCCATTCGGCGCTACTTGGCTAGCGATAGCGCCGCGAATCCGCTCCAGCTGCGCGCGATCTACGTTCGGATTGAGCACCAGCTGCAGCATGAGGTCCGCCGCGTGCGCCGTGCCATGGCGCCAGCCCTCGCGCTCATCATAGCCACGATAATCGCGCACGCCTTCCAGATATGCGACCGACGCGTCCACCAGCTGCGCGCGCTGCTCCGCCGTCAGCCACGCCTGCACGCGATCCGTGCGCGTTACCTCCGAAAGCACCAAAGCCGCGAACGGCCGCTGAAACCCACTCGCATCCGGCGCCGTCAGCTTCGCTTGCAGGTTCGCATTCAAAGCCGCCAGCGTCTCGTTGGTGAGCGTCCGCTGACGCATCCAAGCTTGCAGCCCTTCATACGCAATCCCATCCCGCACCGTCGGATCGGGATCGCCCACGCACTCGGCAAGCGCCAAGGCCAGCGCATTGCGTTGCGCGTCATCGGCAACGGTCCACCCCGCAGCCTTTAACGCATCAAGCTGCGCCCGATCATACCCAGCAGGCCGGCACGCAGCCATCTGCGGCGCCTCGGCAAGGTCAGGCGCGGTTGCACAAGCGGAAAGGGTGAGAAGGGCGGCCGCCAGCGACGCGTGTTTCATGCGGCAAACTCACCGCGTCACACGACGAACCGCAAAGCCGTTGCGACGAACGGCTCAAATCTTTCGTGATTTGACGACAAGGCGCAAGGCTGACGTCATCGAAAGGGTCAGCGCGTTGAATATCTGCCTAGCGACGACCGCCTAGCCGTCGGTGTCGGTTCGATTTTCGTATATTTAATGCCGTGCGAGTTCGGGAAATTCGACTTCGTGAGTTACACTGAGGTCGAGGTGAGTGATGTGCACGTGTCCCCAGTGCCGTCCTGTGGCAGTTTACAACTGCTACGCCGGACCGTCGCGAGGATCTGAACTCGGATCGATTGCAACTCTACTCGCGGTCGCCGCGTCTCTCGCCACGATTTATGGCGTATTTTCTAATCGCGACCCGCAAGAGCCGCGAGTTCAGCGCGCCGATCAAACGGCGTATGCAGAGCAAACTGAATCAAACGCTGGACATCAGAAGCCGGAAAGCTGGCAAGGCCAGACCCCAGCTGCCGCCATAAACGGATGGCCTCAACATCAGACCGCGCCTCCGGTCCACTCCGGTGATCAGTGGGATGGTCAAATGCCGCCAGAAGCAGCGCAGATTTTGGAACGCATGCAGACCCGCCCCATGGAGGAGTGGGTTCCCTAAAGCCCGTGCGCCAGCTTGCGCTTGCGTTCAACCGAACTCGGAATCCGCAGGCTCTCGCGATACTTCGCCACTGTGCGGCGCGCGATGTCGATGCCTTTTTCGCGCAGGATTTCCACGATGCGGTCGTCGGAGAGAATTTCGCTCTCCGCTTCGCGATCGATCAGGCCTTTGATCTCGAAGCGCACAGCCTCGGCCGAGTGGCTCTCGCCGCCGTCGGATGAATTGATTGAGGCGGTGAAGAAGTACTTCAGCTCGAACACGCCGCGTGCGCAGGAGAGATACTTGTTCGAGGTCACACGGCTCACCGTGCTCTCGTGCATCTCGATCGCCGCCGCTACCGTCTTCAAATTCAGCGGCCGCAAATGCGCGACACCCTTATCGAAGAAGCCGTCCTGCTGGCGCACGATCTCGCGCGCCACCTTCAGGATCGTCCGCGCCCGCTGGTCCAAACTCTTCACCAGCCACGACGCGTTCGCCGCGCATTCGGTGAGGAATTGCTTGTCCTCTTCGCGCTTGGCCGTCTTCGACACCGTCGCGTAATAGCGCTGGTTCATCAGCACGCGCGGCATGGTGTCGGTGTTGAGTTCAACCAGCCAGGTCCCGTCCGGCGCCTGCTTGATGTAAACGTCCGGGGCAACCGACTGCACCGCGCCGCCGCCAAACCCTGCGCCTGGCTTCGGCGTTAGCGCGCGAATCTCAGCGACCATTTCCATCAGGTCGTCGCGATCGACTTCGCAGATATGCTGCAGCCGCTCGAAGTGGCCCTTGCCCAACAATTCCAGATTGCCGAGCAGCTTTTCCATCGCCGGATCGAACCGCCCGCGATCCTTCAGCTGCAACGTCAGGCATTCCGCGATATCGCGCGCCATCACGCCGACTGGCTCAAAGCCTTGCATCACGCCGAGCACGCGCAGCACATCGGCTTCGCCGCAAGCCATTTGCCGCGCCAGTTCGCGCATGTCGGCGCGCACGTAGCCCCAATCGTCCACCGCATCGATCAGCACGCCGCCGATCAAGCGTTCAACAGGGGAGAGGCCAGCTTGTGTCAGCTGCGCGTCGAGATGCTCAGCCAGCGTCAGGTCGTTCGCGAGCGTTTCTTCGATGCCCGGCAGATCGTCAAAGCCCTTGCCCGATCCCGCCTTCGACCAATCGGTCATCGGCGCGGCGCCCGCTTCGGATAATTCGTTGGCGCTCAGATCCGGCGCCATGTCGGCGACGCTGACGTCGAGCGCCGCTTCCGCAGGCGCAACGCCGGTATCGAAATCGAGTTGCTGCGCATCGCCGCTATCGCTCGCGGGTTTCTGCGCTTCGGCAGAGCCTTCCTCGCGCTCCAGCAGCGGATTGCGCTCGAGTTCGCCTTCGACGAACTCCTGCAGCTCAACGTTTGAAAGTTGCAGCAGCTTGATCGCCTGCTGCAGTTGCGGCGTCATCACCAGGGCCTGGCCCTGGCGCATCTCTAGACGGGGAGTCATCGCCACCGCGGCCCCCGGACTAGTGGTAGTCTTTGCCGAGATACCTTTCGCGCACGACAGCGGACCCCATCACTTCGGACGGCGTGCCTTCGAACATCACTTCACCGTCGAACATGATCGATGCACGGTCCACGATCGTGAGCGTTTCGCGCACGTTGTGGTCAGTGATCAGAACGCCTAGCCCGCGCTGCTTCAGAAACAGCACAAGCTCGCGGATGTCGTTGATGGCGAGCGGGTCGATGCCTGCGAAAGGCTCGTCGAGCAGCATGAACGACGGACGCGTCGCCAAAGCCCGCGCAATTTCGACCCGGCGCCGCTCGCCGCCCGAGAGGGCGGAGGCCGGCGCATCTTTCAGATGATCGACGCGCAGTTCAGCGAGCAGCCCATCGACGATTTCGCGGCGCTTCGAGCGGTTACGCTCGGAAAGCTCCACGATCGACATGACGTTCTGTTCGACGGTGAGACCACGGAAGATCGACGGCTCTTGTGGGAGATAGCCCACGCCAAGCCGCGCGCGTTGGTACATAGGCAGTGTTGTGACGTCCTGGCCGTCCAACAAGATTTGCCCCTGGTCCACGCGTACGAGCCCCGTAATCATATAGAAGCAGGTGGTTTTCCCTGCTCCGTTGGGGCCCAGCAAACCAACGACTTCGCCGCGATTGACGGTGACGGATACGTCCTTCACCACGCGGCGGCCGCGATAGGATTTCCCGATCGAAACCGCGCCTAGACCGCCTTGTGCGGTCTGGGCCTTGGCCGAACGGCTTGCAGCGCCCTCGGGGCTCATATGCACTCGCTGCGGCTAAGATTTCGTAACGATTGGCCGATCACTGGGGCGATTGGCCCGAATTTTGCCCTTCGCTCGGGACGAACACCCCGCGCACCCGCTGGCCAGGCGTCGGCCGGATCACGGTGCGCCGATTGCCGATGTTCAAAACCAGCGTCTCGCCGCGAATGACGTTCTCATCCGACGCCACCACGACATTGCCCGTGAAGGTCACGCTGTCCTGGCTGACTTCATAAACCGCGCGGTTACCGCGAGCCGATTGCGCTGGGCGCACATAATAGACCTCGCCGGTCGCGATCATGCGCTCGATGTCGCCTGAACCCAGCCCGCCTTGTTGATTGGCGGCGGCTGTTGAGTTGGAGAAATAGAGCGTGATCTGATCGGCCCGCAGCCGCGCATCGTTCTGCACGATGTCCACATCGCCCGTGAGCAGCAGACGCCGCTCACCGTCGAAATACTCGAGATTGTCGGCCGAATACGAAACCGGCCCGCCGCTCTCACTGAGCTGCGCGTGTGCGGCCGGAGCTGCGAAGGCGACAGCCAAGAAGGCGCCGGCGGCGATTGCGAAGGCTGTTTGCCTCATGGCGTCGGCTCCCCATTCTGTTGGCCGCGATCCGGAATCTGCCCGCGGACGCCACCGCGAAGCACTAAAGCACGGTCGCTATCCCTCAATTCATAACTTTCGGCCTGCAGCACGCCAAGGGGTCCGGCGCCTGTGACGCCGCCCCGGCCAGTCAGGGTGCCCAAGTTCAGGTCCACGATCATGTTCGGGGTTGTGAACCGGTTGCCGCCAGCGTCGGAAAACAGCACCTCGCCGTCAAAAATCACGGTTTTGGCCTGCGGGTCATAGATCCCCCTGGGGGCAAGCATAATCGTTCCGGCGTCGGTCCGATACACAGGCGCAACCAGCTCGATCGGCTGGTTCTGCCCCACGGCCTGTTCGGCCACCTCCGCCGAGAGCTGGTAGGGTCCGCCGTTTTCGGTGCGGCCAATAAAGCGGGGATTAAGCATCCGGAGCGGCTCGCGGGCGTCATAGACGCCGGCATTGGCCCCGCCCTGGATGGCGTAGAGCGCCATGAACACGAACACCGCCGCGAACGAGGCCCCGGCGCCAGCCACGAAAAACCGGCGCAGCCCAGCGATCAGACGCGAGCGCCGGCGCGCTTTCTTCAGCGTCGCGGCGCGTTTGGGGTCCCAGTCAAAATCGGCGAAATGGCGGGTCATTGTTCCGTTGCGCTTGTCGCGCGGGCGGGGGGCGGAAGCAAGGCGCTGGCCTAGCCCGGCGGCAGTGCGGCAGGCGCCGGCTCCGGCAGCGGCGGCAGCACCAGGTCCAGTCGGTCGGCCGTATACTCGCCCTCCGCAGGCAATGCGACGCCCCTAAGCTGCGACGACCATGGCGCCAATTGATTGCGCCGCGCCACATCATGGAACTGCGTCACCAGCGTAGCCGCGACGCGGCTCTGGCGGCCATCAAAGTACGCATAGCCCGACTGCCGCTG from Terricaulis silvestris carries:
- a CDS encoding LptA/OstA family protein — its product is MRQTAFAIAAGAFLAVAFAAPAAHAQLSESGGPVSYSADNLEYFDGERRLLLTGDVDIVQNDARLRADQITLYFSNSTAAANQQGGLGSGDIERMIATGEVYYVRPAQSARGNRAVYEVSQDSVTFTGNVVVASDENVIRGETLVLNIGNRRTVIRPTPGQRVRGVFVPSEGQNSGQSPQ
- the rpoN gene encoding RNA polymerase factor sigma-54; the encoded protein is MAMTPRLEMRQGQALVMTPQLQQAIKLLQLSNVELQEFVEGELERNPLLEREEGSAEAQKPASDSGDAQQLDFDTGVAPAEAALDVSVADMAPDLSANELSEAGAAPMTDWSKAGSGKGFDDLPGIEETLANDLTLAEHLDAQLTQAGLSPVERLIGGVLIDAVDDWGYVRADMRELARQMACGEADVLRVLGVMQGFEPVGVMARDIAECLTLQLKDRGRFDPAMEKLLGNLELLGKGHFERLQHICEVDRDDLMEMVAEIRALTPKPGAGFGGGAVQSVAPDVYIKQAPDGTWLVELNTDTMPRVLMNQRYYATVSKTAKREEDKQFLTECAANASWLVKSLDQRARTILKVAREIVRQQDGFFDKGVAHLRPLNLKTVAAAIEMHESTVSRVTSNKYLSCARGVFELKYFFTASINSSDGGESHSAEAVRFEIKGLIDREAESEILSDDRIVEILREKGIDIARRTVAKYRESLRIPSSVERKRKLAHGL
- a CDS encoding DUF2785 domain-containing protein codes for the protein MKHASLAAALLTLSACATAPDLAEAPQMAACRPAGYDRAQLDALKAAGWTVADDAQRNALALALAECVGDPDPTVRDGIAYEGLQAWMRQRTLTNETLAALNANLQAKLTAPDASGFQRPFAALVLSEVTRTDRVQAWLTAEQRAQLVDASVAYLEGVRDYRGYDEREGWRHGTAHAADLMLQLVLNPNVDRAQLERIRGAIASQVAPNGHFYIYGESERLARPILYMAQRNEFTEAEWTAWFTQLAGDEASWSGNWYATNAGLARKHNLSAFASVIYTNVDISGEAAFAPLLPGANAMIRALP
- the lptC gene encoding LPS export ABC transporter periplasmic protein LptC, which codes for MTRHFADFDWDPKRAATLKKARRRSRLIAGLRRFFVAGAGASFAAVFVFMALYAIQGGANAGVYDAREPLRMLNPRFIGRTENGGPYQLSAEVAEQAVGQNQPIELVAPVYRTDAGTIMLAPRGIYDPQAKTVIFDGEVLFSDAGGNRFTTPNMIVDLNLGTLTGRGGVTGAGPLGVLQAESYELRDSDRALVLRGGVRGQIPDRGQQNGEPTP
- the lptB gene encoding LPS export ABC transporter ATP-binding protein encodes the protein MSPEGAASRSAKAQTAQGGLGAVSIGKSYRGRRVVKDVSVTVNRGEVVGLLGPNGAGKTTCFYMITGLVRVDQGQILLDGQDVTTLPMYQRARLGVGYLPQEPSIFRGLTVEQNVMSIVELSERNRSKRREIVDGLLAELRVDHLKDAPASALSGGERRRVEIARALATRPSFMLLDEPFAGIDPLAINDIRELVLFLKQRGLGVLITDHNVRETLTIVDRASIMFDGEVMFEGTPSEVMGSAVVRERYLGKDYH
- a CDS encoding DMT family transporter, which produces MSAEQSVPASAAAPNTSALDLIAIVFCTLAWGTTWFVITLQFGVVDSVVSVTYRFALAAVLLLAWCALRGERIMLTRAQHFAALGVGISTFTINYTLVYWAEERVTSAVVAVLFASMAFVNLIGFRIAFGQRSPLLAWGAASLGIAGVALMSWEELAAANFGAEAVIGIVMTLTGVAAAVVGNVYARRGELAGAGIAASTGWAMGYGAAALAVFALITGKTWAFEPTWQYALSLLYLAVIGSVIAFLLYYGLARRRGYSTASYISAMAPPVAMLVSAVFENKVWGLLALGGIALVVMGQLLLLRVKRA